A segment of the Crassostrea angulata isolate pt1a10 chromosome 10, ASM2561291v2, whole genome shotgun sequence genome:
ATAATAAGAAGAGAACAcagtttatacaaattaaatggTATTCGAttctattgaaatgaaatgatattaatATATAGTGTTGAGCCCTTTCCAAATGGCGTAATTTAACGCTCCTACAAAAAGCGTAGAAACGTCTCTCCGATAGACATTTTAACATGTCATAACGCGAAAAAGAGTGTATTTATAACTTTTCGAAGTCTTCAATGCAAATTAAGGCATCATAACGCCTTTCAAAAGGCATGATAAtgagtttagaaaaaaaacgttATAAAGccttaagtttttaaaaagagtaaCCAAAATGTCTTTCCCATAGCTATTTGTAACACACTGGGCATtaaccaggcacgtagcatctcggggggggggggggggggggcaggggggcctacaccccctttttctcgcagcaaataattttcaatttacatagtaaaaattgaaatatcatggagttgcccctcTCCCCCCCAACTTTTTTGGGAGGATGAAATTTGAATGGGGAATGAGAAAAAGTGAAGTTATAGATATACTATGCCAGccacctacccccccccccccccaatacggattaggattttgaagattttcccttttttcttttcttttttttgcttgtcaagaatttttggatgagtatggcccccactttcaaaatcgatgctacgtgcctgttaacTGAGGAGGGTGTGGTAATGGAAAAATATAAGCTTTCTATAAACATTAccaagataaaaacaaaaatatagactgatttttacatcaatatttaagaaaattatattaaagaaCCTGCAATTCAATCGCAATGGGTCAAAGTATAAGGACCACGATTTTTGGTGCCTCCAGTCCTGATGTTTAATATCACAGTAACTGCACATTCAGCATAAACATGTTcgatataaattaaatttattccttGCCTTTAGAAAAGACATTATTGTGCCTTTTTGAAAGACGTTATAACGCATTTTTCGCGTTAACATGATATTACGCTAAAGGTGTTATAATTTGCCTAAACGCATGTTATTCACGCTATAACGCCTTTCTCCGCGCTATAACGACTTATTGCGTTATTACATCATTGAACTTATTTTTCTGCATCGTtggaacccacgggttttctatccgttgtaacggatagaaaacccgcGGGTTCCGACGATGATTTTTCTGTAGCACAAATGATATTAtaagacttttcttttttttagttaCTATTCAAAAGAAGAAAGCGATCATTGCAAGAAAAGATGCTGAcgcagattatatatatactttctCTGCAATGCTTACATCTATGCGCTACATTCATAACCGAATGAATAACAAAAGAAAGCTTTGTGTTGTAAGTGATATCTATAGCAATATCTATACCGGTATCTAGATATTGTACGATTTCCCTTTGTGGATGACTTCTTTTCAAGCCAatattttcgacagatcttgattGGTGTCATCCGGAATTGTATACCCAATGAAATTCGTTGTTTTATCCAGCCGGAAACAGCTAGGACTTGAATATTCCTCGTAAAACTGCCCCTACATGCAAAATAAACCATGTCAACATGAAAgcaaattatgtcaacatgcatcTTTGCATCTTGCATCTGTGATATCAGATGCGGGCGTAAGAAAGTGATTTAAACAATATAGAAATCaggttctctctctctatctctctctctctctctctcttttcccttctatctctctttctctctttaaaaaaataaatagaaagttACTTGCACGTAGACATCattatcttgcatgtaaacataattatcttgcgTTTTGACATAATCAAAAGGGGGGAGGGTATTCAACTTCCATGAAAAGAGTTCATGACCTGCTATAATACCTTTGCGGATATTCGTTGTTTTAAAAAGCGCCTTCAATCGACTTTACCTCTGTTACCCCACCATACAGTGGTGTTGCCGTGTTTACACCAcaccaacttttttttttacacataatCATAGCTATGATATcaagtataattatatatccACTTCATAATAAATCTTAAGAATATTTCATATTAGATTTTACTTTAGTTTGTGATCTTTTCATGTATGTAACACAAACCTTTATGACatataagattaaaataaataattaaattttaccaGAAGAAGGATTTAAATTCTCTAATACCCAGTAGtatattaaatgaataatagcaatctaatttttatagaaaacgACAAAAATGTAGTTTTACTTCAATCAGGACCACTAAGTAGCATTTCCCACATCACTGCGACTAACGGAATcataacatgatttttttttttatttggtcaaAATATTCGTAAGTTTCGATTTCACAATAAATAATTTCGACATGAacattgcagctcatattgctctAATTCCGTGGATCAActcaacaacgaaatccacgaacattgttatttaataaataatgaaaccacagtacatgtacatatgacaCTTATTAATTTTGGCCCCCAAAAACAACaatcttaaaaatgtttcagatatgtttattaaatagtacattttcatttcattttaatcatttaatcatAAACTATTATAAAGTgcagaaaaattccaaatactttaactttgaaatctttgaaatttcCTTTATATTAGTTTAAAGCTCTTCTTTGCAAAGAGAttaatatggttttaaaatagACACGACCATCCATCCCTCTTAACATGAAAATAAACAGAGGAGACTAATACTTTTTCATGCATTGCCCAAAATCCAAACGTTCGACTTAGGAATTTACAGGAAGAAAAATGATGATGAATTTCTTCAGTAAACACCACCATGTTCAGACCTTTAGATCTATAACGCTGAAATTTCGTTAATAATAAATCCAATGCCGTGCTTATTAAATATGTATGGACTAtaatatatacagtgtatatattaaagaaaacccaaacaaataaacaacaacGTACGCACACATATCTTTGCAAATACTAGTAGTCAAGCTCATCAAAATCAGCCTGatgcatttattttgtaattatctTTGAAGACTATGCAATGCTTCCCACCCCCTTTAAAGAAAACTACAACAAAAACCACCACACACAGAATGTATTACGCTGAATGCAGACTTTCATCATCGGACGATTCCTCGTAAACTCTGTTCCAATCCTCACTAACTTCCTGTTCTGTTTTCACACGTTTAACGTCACCGTGACTCTGATATTCTAAAACGTTCTCTAAAAGTCTGATATAGCGTATAGTACAACGTAGAATTTCGTGTTTGCTGAGTTTTTTATCTGGCGGGTGCGTCGGAACGAGTTTACGAAGATCCGCAAACGCGCCATTGACGTTCTGTTGCCGCCAGCGTTCCCGACTATTGGTAAACATTCTTTTGTGACGTAGTTTCTGTATAGAGACTGGTTCGTTTTCGCTGTCCTTCCCCTGGGTAGAACTTGACCGTCGTTGTCTGAGATCTAGAGGTCCATCTTGGGGGAACCCGTCCGAGGAGGAACTACAATACGATGTTCTGGACGGTAAGAGAGGGATGCTTTGTAGGCAAATGTAACCAGAGTCTTTTGGTTTTACGTCATAAAACACATTATCGTCGCTGTCATCGCATTCTTTCATCAAAGTCTCGTCGAAGTCACATGACAAACTCTTTGTAGAACTTCTAGATTCTGTAAGTTTACATACACTCGGACACAACACGTCACCGAAACAAACAGGGGGCGTTTCAACGGAAGTGGTGCAGCCTCTGTACTCCGCCGACATTGTTTTCAGCGCCACTGGAAATATAATTTCACggttaattaaaaatatgtcaGATCTATGAAATTTTCAACAAAAGGTATGACGTTGCATTGATCCTGGCCCCACTGTTACCAACTTTTATAATTTACAGCCTCAAAGCTGAGGTTTTATCTCATATATGGGCACTTTTCTAGGGAATTTGAGTTAAGCAAAAtgttggtgacggcggggcaAGGGTGACTAGGACGTTGGTAAACGTTGGCGGTTCATCGACAGAACGTAAAAAGTCATAACGTTGTTGAAACGCATTGTGATATTTTAATAGTGATATCGTAAATCACTAAAATGATCATACGATTCATGATTTCTTGATATTTGTTGCGATatgaagttatttatttattgatgcaattaattttgaagaaataaatgTTGATTACTCTCCTTCAGATTTACATAAAAACTTTTGACGAATTGCGCACTTAAACatgcagaaaatatttttctaacattttatttttgcaaacactaaaaatttcaaaagtattaatatctttaaaatcacAAGAAAATGAAGCTTTAATCATCTCATTGCACAACCCCTTATATTGCCTTTAattctttgtttacgttttgttttcattttgaccgtttgtgaaaaaatatcaaaattagtAGGTGCACTAGAATGCATTTCTGTGTAAGCAAAGAAATCTATATTTTTCGCTCTTATctctcatgagagagagagagagagagagagagagagagagagagagagagagagagagagagagagagagagagagagagagagagagagagagagatatttatatataactgtCATATGATCTGTTGACCTTACATGTTGTGCATACATTATTTTTTCTGTATTATATACTTGTATTGGGAGAGGGCGGTCTAAGTTTttgaacttgtgcccaatccctgttgtaaattttgtacaataaaaatatgttcaaatcaatcaaatcagagagagagagagagagagagagagagagagagagagagaaatatgtGTTAATGTAGAAAAAAGTATGATGCTtggtttttattaatttattctgTCGGTTTTTCCGGGTCAACATATTTTACTCGCGGTTTTTCCCGATCGGCAAGATGGACGATATTTTGAACACAAACCTTTCCCTTCAGCGGAAAAGGGGAAAGAAGGCACCCTTGTTTTCGTGCGTCATCACTCTAAATTCTACTCCAGATCTGAAGATAACGGTAAAActtctacatgtataagatgTCAAATAGGAATTAGATAAGAGCCCGACTCTTATGGAACATAAGAGTCCATTGTTCCGagttgtttacatacaaatacaCCTCTGTCCGTCGAATTTCTAGGATccagaaaatattttatgaaaaaaaccgTTGTCCCTGctgtttttcatttcataccAGCAGAGCTTTCGTGCTAGTGTAAAAGCATCGTAAGGAGAACACGTGTagctttaatatttaaatttgatttaagttaacatttgttaaaaataaacaaatatttagaGTGATAAATAACTAAGACGTCAttagaaatggaaaaaaaaggttaaaaatcaattcgaattttttttttaaaagatgacatttttaaaaatgatatgtaCCCTATGTATACTTAAGCAAATGGATGAAGATTACTTACCAGTGAGGAAAGTGGCATATTACGTGTCGCTCCAGGTGATATTTGCCAGTTACCGCTGTTAAAATTGCTGAGGAGGATAATATA
Coding sequences within it:
- the LOC128168160 gene encoding T-cell acute lymphocytic leukemia protein 1-like — its product is MSAEYRGCTTSVETPPVCFGDVLCPSVCKLTESRSSTKSLSCDFDETLMKECDDSDDNVFYDVKPKDSGYICLQSIPLLPSRTSYCSSSSDGFPQDGPLDLRQRRSSSTQGKDSENEPVSIQKLRHKRMFTNSRERWRQQNVNGAFADLRKLVPTHPPDKKLSKHEILRCTIRYIRLLENVLEYQSHGDVKRVKTEQEVSEDWNRVYEESSDDESLHSA